Genomic window (Pradoshia sp. D12):
CTAGGCGCGCACCAACCTCTTTACTCTTTGAGACAATTAATCCAGCCAATACATCATTATGTCCTGCTAAATATTTGGTGGCACTGTGGACAACAATATCTGCTCCCTGCTCAATCGGTCTTTGCAAAATGGGTGTATAAAACGTATTATCTACAAGGAGCAGTAGATTGTTAGATTGGGTCAGTTGAGCAATTTCTTTAATATCCATTTCCTGCATAAGCGGATTTGTCGGTGTTTCTATAAAGAAGGCCTTCGTATTTTCCGTAATGGATTCAGCGAAATCTTCATATGTATGGCAATAGTTAAATTTGATGCCATACGTCTTCCATATTTGCTCAAATAACCGATATGTCCCTCCATACAGATCGGCAGAGACGGCTATTTCATCACCTGGAGAAAATAAACATAGCAATGAGTGAATGGCAGCCATACCTGAACTAAAGGCAAATCCCTGTTTACCACCCTCTAGCTCGGCAATTGCTTCCTCTAATAATTTTCTGGTTGGGTTTCCTGTTCTTATGTAATCAAACCCTGTTGATTCCCCTATTCCGTTATGGCGATAGGCTGTGGAAAAATAAACTGGCGGATTAACAGTACCTGTTTGTGTTTCACTTCGATTGCCTATTTGAGCTAAGAGTGTTTCGATTTTAACTGTTGTCATATGTATGACCCCTCTCTCTTTATTAATCCCCGAAATACAGTTACTCTGATTTACCTTCATCCGGCTCTAATTTGCCATCAAAGTTACGAATTACTTACATCCACTCATTTTCCCAGTGAATAAAAATATGCTTAAAAACGAAAAAAGTCTTCAAGAAGAAGACTTTTCATTAGAGTGAGTCCCTTCTTATCGGCCAGGAATGATTGTTCCTGCAGGAATTAGCACCTTTCCATATTGGCGGTTGCTGAGACTTCACAGGGCCTGTCCCTCCATCTCTCTTGATAAGATTTTTCAGAATATTTATTTAACTATAAATTTACAGTCCTACTGCTAAAAAAGCAAGTTATTTCTGCCTTTATTGTCCAACTTTTTAACAAAGGTATATAATAAATCTATACATAAAAAGGAGTGATTCGGAACCATGAAAGCCAATGGCCAGGAAATTTTCCAGTACATAAAAGACCTTGTATCCATTCCAAGTCCGAGCGGCTATACAACGGAAGTAATTGATCATGTAGCACAGTTTTTACAATCTCAAGGAATACCTGCAGTAAAAACAAATAAAGGTGCCCTATTGGCAACAATCAAGGGACAGGATGATTCAAAGCACCGTTTTCTAACAGCCCATGTAGATACATTAGGTGCTATGGTGAAAGAAATCAAACCAAGCGGGCGTTTAAAATTATCGATGATCGGCGGATTTCGTTGGAATTCTGTTGAAGGCGAATATTGTAAAATCCATACAGCTGAAGGTAAAACGTTTACAGGGACGATTCTTTTAAATCAAACTTCTGTCCATGTTTATCAGAAAATGGGAGATATTAAACGCGAGGATGCAACGATTGAAGTTCGAATTGATGCTGTGACAAAAAGCAAGACGGATACAGAAGGTCTAGGTATTTCTGTAGGTGATTTTGTTTCCTTCGAGCCCCGTGTTGAACTGACAGACAATGGATTTATTAAATCCCGTCATTTAGATGATAAAGCGAGTGTCGGCATACTGATGTATATCATTAAACAGTTAAAAGAAGAAGGCATCACTCTCCCCTATACGACCCACTTCTTAATTTCAAATAATGAAGAAATAGGCTATGGCGGAAACTCCAACATTCCTGCTGAAACTGTTGAATACCTGGCTGTAGATATGGGAGCAATTGGAGAAGGACAATCTACGGATGAATACAGTGTTTCCATTTGTGCAAAAGATTCTAGCGGACCCTATCATTATGGCCTGCGTCAGCATTTAGTCGAATTGGCAAAGCAACACAAGATTGATTACCGTGTAGATATATATCCTTTTTACGGATCTGATGCTTCTGCTGCCATCCGTGCCGGCTATGATATCATACACGGATTAATTGGACCCGGCATTGATGCTTCACATGCTTTTGAAAGAACCCATATCAGCTCTATTGAACATACTGCCCAGTTAATCTGGAATTACTTACAATCAGAATTAGCCTAATTTCATACTAAACGTTAACCCATCACCATTTAAGTGATGGGTTTTTATTATAATAACCGTTTGATTTTTCCATAAGCAGCCTTGGCTTCAGCATATCCTTGATTGTACAGCTTTTTCAGCTTTTTAGGGTTACGCTCAACACGGCTGACATCTGATTTCACTAATGGACGAATAATGACGACAAGTCCCTTTTCTTCTTGTTCCTCCAAATAGCGGATCGTGTCATTGTAAACGATATGCCGTTTGCGAAGAGCCTTTAGCAGCCCTTGATAGTTCTTATATTTTCTTTTTCCAAGCCAATCAAGCGACGATGCTTTCATATAGCCTTTATTCCCAGTAAGCACAACGATATTTTTCGTATTCCCGTCTGCTTGAGATTTTTGTATCGGTATTGGATCGGCAACACCGCCATCCAGCAGCATTCTTCCATCATAAGAGATTTCCGGAGCAAAAAAAGGAATCGAACTGGATGCGCGCAGAATCGTTGTAATATCTTTTATTAGGTGCTCTTTTCTATAGTATACAGGTTCGCCTGTTACGCAATCTGTAACACCCACGACAAACTGTTCCTTTGCTTCACAAAAAGCCTTTATATCAAATGGGACCAGTTCATTTGGAATTTTATCAAAAATAAAGTCCATTCCAAATAATTCACGTTTCTTCAGAAAACGTTTATAGGATAGGTATTCCGGGTGTGAGACATAATCGATATTCGCCGCATAATTACGGTCTATTTGCCGTGCAATATAAGAAGAGCCATTACATGCACCAGCTGAAACACCAATTGTATATGGCACATATATATCCTGTTCCATCAAATACCTCAGAACTCCAGCTGTATATAGCCCTCTCATTCCGCCACCCTCTAGAACCAGGCCTGTATTATGCATAACAAGTAAACTCCTTCCCCAGAGAATCCTTATTATTTTGCCATGACCCTTCTTAAATAATTACACGTTTTAAAACTATTTCAGGGAATTTTTTACTATCCTATTGACAGTTTTAGTGTATTAACTGTATAGTACACATATCAAGTGTATGAACTACATAGTACACACACTAATAATTGGTTAAAAAGCCATAGGAGATGAATTAATGAACATCATCTTTAATAACCGGGATCCTGTATATTTACAAGTTGTCCGTTACTTCAAAGAACAAATAGCGACCGGTCGGCTTGCAAGCGGAGAGGAGATTCCTTCTCGACGTGAGCTTGCCAATCTTCTAAAAATAAACCCCAATACTGCTCAAAAAGCGTATAAGGAAATGGAGGAACAGGGATTGATTCACACAGAAAGAAATTTCCCAAGCCGGGTCACAACCGACAAGGTCATATTGTCAAGCGTTCGTCAGGAACTCATTGTTGAAGCCGTTGATACCTTTGTTCAGGCAATTAAACCGATTCAATTACCAGTAGATGAACTGTTGAGTATTGTCAAAGAAAAATATAATGCGGAACAAGAGTAAGGAGGGGATTTCATGTTAGAAGTAAAAAATGTAACGAAAAAATTTGGAAGAAAAAACGTATTGGATGATGTATCATTCACAGCCAACAAAGGGGAAATCACGTGTTTAATCGGTATAAACGGTGTAGGTAAAACAACGATTATGAAATCCATCATGGGCCTTACTCCTATTGATGGTGGAGAAATTCTTATAAACGGAACTAAAAGAACGAAGGATACGTATGAGAAAATCACATTTATTCCAGATACGTTCACGATGCTTTCGAACTTCACCATTATGCAGGCAATGGATTTTATGAATGATTTTTATGAGAGTTGGAACCAAGATCGCGCCGATGAATTATTGAGCTTTTTCAAATTGGATGAAAACATACGGATTTCAACATTATCTAAAGGAAATACCGCGAAAGTGAATTTGTTATTGGGATTGGCTCTGGATGTTGATTATGTTCTTATGGATGAACCATTCTCCGGTATCGATATTTTCAGCCGTGAACAAATAGCAGATGTCTTTACAAGCCACCTGATTGAAGACCGCGGTGTTATCATCACAACCCATGAAATCAACGATATTGAGCACCTCATTGATAAAGTTGTTTTGTTAAATGACGGAGTCGTTTATAAAGAATTTAATGCAGAAGAAGTTCGAAATAACGAAGGTAAGTCTGTCGTAGATGTAATGAGAGAGGTGTATAGAGGATGAATCGCTTTTTTAAGCTTGTGAATATGGAGTTAAATCGATTTACAAAAATTTTATTTGGATTGATTATTACTGTTTTTATTATACAAGTTGCCGGGTTAATCATTGAAGCTAACATCTACATGAGTGACGCTAATAAATCATTAACGAATGGTGTCCCTATAGAAGTCTTTATTGAAGAATTTGGTTATTATGGCATGGACAATTATGTGAATTCTATTTGGTTTAATGGTCCGATTGCCTTATGTGCAGGTGCCATCTTCTTATATATCTTTCTAATTTGGTACCGTGACTGGTCAGGTAAAGGATCCTTTATCTATCGTTTATTAATGATTCCTACATCAAGAATGAATATTTATTTTTCGAAATTAACAGCTATAATGCTACTTGTACTCTCACTAGTATCTATCCAATTGATACTCCTTCTAATTGAATCAAAAATTTTGAAATGGTTTATATCAGCGGATTATTTACATGAGGTATCGATTGGCAGCTTAATCAAGGGATCTCAATTTATTACGGTTATTCTCCCATCTACCTTCACAGAATTCGTTTTATATTATGGTGCAGGATTTATTGCTTTGAGCATCCTATTCACGGCCATATTGCTTGAGCGCAGCTTTAAATGGAAAGGAATCATTCTTGCCATCCTATACTGTGTAGGTGTTATAGCTGTATTATCAGCACCTATTATATTAATCGAATTATTAGAAATAGGTAATTACATTTATACATCTGAGCAAATCATCATTGTAAGCGTTACAGCCAGTATTTTAGGCATTATCTCCATTTTATTAAGCCGCTATTTATTAAATAAGAAAATAACTGTGTAAGGAGAGGAAACATATGAAAAAATATCGAAATTCTATTCTGATCCTGCTTGTTGCTGTGCTATCCATATCAGTATTTTATATAAATCAGGCCTTTTCTTCCTCCACCCTCCCTGATTTTTACGTCAAACAAATAAATGGAGATGCTAAAATCTTAGACACCTTATCATTGGAAGCAGATTATC
Coding sequences:
- a CDS encoding methionine biosynthesis PLP-dependent protein; this translates as MTTVKIETLLAQIGNRSETQTGTVNPPVYFSTAYRHNGIGESTGFDYIRTGNPTRKLLEEAIAELEGGKQGFAFSSGMAAIHSLLCLFSPGDEIAVSADLYGGTYRLFEQIWKTYGIKFNYCHTYEDFAESITENTKAFFIETPTNPLMQEMDIKEIAQLTQSNNLLLLVDNTFYTPILQRPIEQGADIVVHSATKYLAGHNDVLAGLIVSKSKEVGARLEEYQNATGAVLPPFDSWLVMRGMKTLSLRMRQHEENAKIISRFLREREEVTDVLYPGKGGMISFRLKSEEWINPFLKSLRIISFAESLGGVESLMTYPATQTHADIPEEVRTQNGVCNCLLRYSVGIEHANDLIDDLIQAFESLSV
- a CDS encoding M42 family metallopeptidase, translated to MKANGQEIFQYIKDLVSIPSPSGYTTEVIDHVAQFLQSQGIPAVKTNKGALLATIKGQDDSKHRFLTAHVDTLGAMVKEIKPSGRLKLSMIGGFRWNSVEGEYCKIHTAEGKTFTGTILLNQTSVHVYQKMGDIKREDATIEVRIDAVTKSKTDTEGLGISVGDFVSFEPRVELTDNGFIKSRHLDDKASVGILMYIIKQLKEEGITLPYTTHFLISNNEEIGYGGNSNIPAETVEYLAVDMGAIGEGQSTDEYSVSICAKDSSGPYHYGLRQHLVELAKQHKIDYRVDIYPFYGSDASAAIRAGYDIIHGLIGPGIDASHAFERTHISSIEHTAQLIWNYLQSELA
- a CDS encoding patatin family protein, whose translation is MHNTGLVLEGGGMRGLYTAGVLRYLMEQDIYVPYTIGVSAGACNGSSYIARQIDRNYAANIDYVSHPEYLSYKRFLKKRELFGMDFIFDKIPNELVPFDIKAFCEAKEQFVVGVTDCVTGEPVYYRKEHLIKDITTILRASSSIPFFAPEISYDGRMLLDGGVADPIPIQKSQADGNTKNIVVLTGNKGYMKASSLDWLGKRKYKNYQGLLKALRKRHIVYNDTIRYLEEQEEKGLVVIIRPLVKSDVSRVERNPKKLKKLYNQGYAEAKAAYGKIKRLL
- a CDS encoding GntR family transcriptional regulator, which translates into the protein MNIIFNNRDPVYLQVVRYFKEQIATGRLASGEEIPSRRELANLLKINPNTAQKAYKEMEEQGLIHTERNFPSRVTTDKVILSSVRQELIVEAVDTFVQAIKPIQLPVDELLSIVKEKYNAEQE
- a CDS encoding ABC transporter ATP-binding protein, which gives rise to MLEVKNVTKKFGRKNVLDDVSFTANKGEITCLIGINGVGKTTIMKSIMGLTPIDGGEILINGTKRTKDTYEKITFIPDTFTMLSNFTIMQAMDFMNDFYESWNQDRADELLSFFKLDENIRISTLSKGNTAKVNLLLGLALDVDYVLMDEPFSGIDIFSREQIADVFTSHLIEDRGVIITTHEINDIEHLIDKVVLLNDGVVYKEFNAEEVRNNEGKSVVDVMREVYRG